The following are encoded together in the Rhineura floridana isolate rRhiFlo1 chromosome 21, rRhiFlo1.hap2, whole genome shotgun sequence genome:
- the DUSP14 gene encoding dual specificity protein phosphatase 14, with protein MTSRRHYSLPRTLMTPRLYSEGALGGIAQITPFLYISKGSVAANRQLLLARGITCIVNATIELPNYNFPEFEYIKVPVADMPNAPISLYFDSVADKIQSVARKHGVTLVHCAAGVSRSATLCIAYLMKYQNVSLYEAYNWVKSRRPVIHPNVGFWRQLIDYERKLYGRNTVKMVQTPYGIMPDVYMRERRTFVPYWGI; from the coding sequence ATGACCTCCCGAAGACACTATTCTCTGCCACGAACTCTAATGACTCCTCGCTTGTATTCCGAAGGGGCCCTGGGCGGCATTGCCCAGATCacccccttcctgtacatcagcaaGGGAAGCGTGGCCGCCAACCGGCAGCTCCTTCTGGCTCGTGGGATCACTTGCATTGTCAACGCCACCATTGAGCTCCCCAATTACAACTTCCCCGAGTTCGAGTACATCAAAGTGCCTGTGGCGGACATGCCAAACGCCCCCATCTCCCTGTACTTTGACAGCGTGGCTGACAAGATCCAGAGCGTGGCACGGAAGCACGGCGTCACCCTGGTCCACTGCGCGGCCGGCGTCAGCCGATCGGCCACCCTCTGCATCGCCTACCTTATGAAGTACCAGAACGTCAGCCTGTATGAGGCCTACAACTGGGTGAAGTCGAGACGCCCAGTCATACATCCCAATGTGGGCTTCTGGAGACAGCTCATAGACTACGAACGAAAGCTGTACGGGAGGAACACCGTTAAAATGGTACAGACTCCGTACGGCATTATGCCGGATGTTTACATGAGGGAAAGAAGAACCTTCGTGCCTTACTGGGGGATTTGA